A single Metarhizium brunneum chromosome 5, complete sequence DNA region contains:
- the AMT9 gene encoding O-methyltransferase AMT9 produces the protein MSGDESINGLAAQISELAGGFTKSLAEASVAEPNFTAASATSYENLTGDMFLRRQELLDKITDLWYLVQGPSESIFNYVHTCVPDIMALNLMNHFDFWAAVPLDGSASAADVAQHANLPEEVARRVLEHALTLRLFAPEGDFKTTGRVRHSCRSAALVKSAGLRALVSTVIDDAGAPMLAMNRALELYARGEAGLPRDMDKTAFALYQRGGTVGGYKTSWEFIESDGEGDRKGWRQRNFVEFMRYLKEIFRLETVLEKSFDWKAAGKATVVDIGGSGGHDSFALAQKFPELSVVVEDLPQAQAGFDKHQPAEMKDRVTFVAHDFFQPQPVEADIYLIKLILHDWPDDECVRILRGLVPAMRPGARVFFLDYVGKQEAGEGEAPMPRSIQQMGTATDLRMMALFNAEERPAEAWRAIFEAADGRFDIVRLEANPLSFFVVIEAVWRG, from the exons ATGAGCGGCGACGAAAGCATCAACGGCCTCGCGGCCCAGATCTCAGAGCTCGCAGGCGGCTTCACCAAGTCCCTAGCAGAGGCCAGCGTCGCCGAGCCCAACTTCACGGCCGCCAGCGCAACCAGCTACGAGAACCTGACGGGGGACATGTTCCTCCGCCGGCAAgagctcctcgacaagatcacAGACCTGTGGTACCTCGTCCAAGGCCCCAGCGAGAGCATCTTCAACTACGTCCACACG TGCGTCCCCGACATCATGGCGCTCAACCTCATGAACCACTTTGACTTCTGGGCCGCCGTGCCCCTCGACGGCTCCGCATcggccgccgacgtcgcCCAGCACGCCAACCTGCCCGAGGAAGTAGCCCGGCGCGTGCTGGAGCACGCGCTCACGCTGCGCCTCTTCGCCCCCGAGGGCGACTTCAAGACGACGGGGCGGGTGCGGCACTCGTGCCGGTCCGCGGCGCTCGTCAAGTCGGCCGGCCTGCGGGCCCTCGTGTCAACCGtcatcgacgacgccggcgcgcCCATGCTCGCCATGAACCGCGCCCTGGAGCTGTACGCCCGCGGCGAGGCCGGGCTCCCCcgggacatggacaagacggccTTTGCGCTGTACCAGCGCGGCGGCACGGTGGGCGGCTACAAGACGTCGTGGGAGTTTATAGAGagcgacggcgagggcgaccGCAAGGGCTGGCGGCAGAGGAACTTTGTCGAGTTCATGCGCTACCTCAAGGAGATCTTTCGCCTGGAGACGGTTCTCGAGAAGTCGTTTGACTGGAAGGCCGCGGGGAAAGCCACCGTGGTGGAT ATTGGCGGTTCCGGCGGCCACGACTCGTTCGCCCTGGCGCAAAAGTTCCCAGAGCTCAGCGTCGTCGTGGAGGATTTGCCGCAGGCGCAGGCGGGCTTCGACAAGCACCAGCCCGCGGAGATGAAGGACAGGGTCACGTTTGTGGCGCACGACTTCTTCCAGCCGCAGCCTGTCGAGGCGGACATTTACCTGATCAAGTTGATTCTGCACGACTGGCCGGACGACGAGTGCGTGCGGATCCTGCGCGGGCTGGTGCCGGCCATGAGGCCCGGCGCGcgcgtcttcttcctcgactaCGTGGGCAAGCAGGAGGCCGGGGAGGGCGAGGCGCCGATGCCCCGGTCGATACAGCAGATGGGCACGGCGACGGACCTGAGGATGATGGCGCTGTTCAACGCCGAGGAGCGCCCGGCGGAGGCGTGGCGGGCCATTTTCGAGGCTGCCGATGGGCGGTTCGACATTGTGCGCCTGGAGGCGAATcccttgagcttctttgtTGTTATTGAGGCCGTGTGGAGGGGCTGA
- the sdnJ_0 gene encoding Glycosyltransferase sdnJ, with protein sequence MADPKRVLMLTNSELGQANVFLAATHELLQLDPNVTIYICSFAPLAQPVSSVRALDETGTADSRLRFIELPGPSWKEALFGRPEHQFQELCAIRPTVWNVSKAAKLTRIACPWTTDELCSLVTRLETIIHDVDPHLTVVDNLFTPAVTVCYKLKPKWVVLSPNTYKEFALAAQPRRQYYWKYPPPRSTIPFPVPWYQMPLVYYMVRKMYLNHDDPFMGQHAKGMKEAIDTDYADWAYISIVPPEGLQILLATRPEIDFPFDVLPGHMVPCGPMVRPCAPLADADPELAAWLASRPTVLANLGTHATYDGRHALEMAGALDLLLRAAEKQGKPLQVLWKLNKGDDFDLSDDTFKGLGQKWNEAVRVTTWLDAEPASILATGHVVCSVNHGGANSFFEAVSAGVPQVVLPVWGDTYDFAKRAEWLGVGKFGSPRHAPRVSARELGRVLKEVVLGPQAARFAEKAASLAKVCGENGGGRRVAARKILEMM encoded by the exons ATGGCAGACCCAAAGCGCGTGCTCATGCTCACCAACTCGGAGCTGGGCCAGGCCAACGTGTTCCTAGCAGCCACCCACGAGCTCTTGCAACTCGACCCCAACGTCACAATCTACATTTGCTCCTTTGCGCCGCTCGCCCAGCCCGTGTCGTCCGTCCGGGCCCTCGACGAGACCGGCACGGCGGACAGCAGGCTCAGATTCATCGAGCTGCCCGGCCCGTCGTGGAAGGAGGCCCTCTTCGGCCGCCCCGAGCACCAGTTCCAAGAGCTCTGCGCCATCCGCCCAACCGTCTGGAACGtctccaaagccgccaaGCTGACGCGCATCGCCTGTCCCTGGACCACCGACGAGCTGTGCAGCCTGGTGACGCGCCTGGAAACCATTATCCACGACGTGGATCCGCACCTCACCGTCGTGGACAACCTCTTCACGCCCGCAGTCACCGTCTGCTACAAGCTCAAGCCGAAATGGGTCGTCTTGTCGCCCAACACGTACAAGGAGTTTGCGCTCGCcgcgcagcctcgccgccaatACTACTGGAAGTACCCTCC CCCGCGGTCGACCATCCCCTTCCCCGTGCCGTGGTACCAGATGCCGCTGGTGTACTACATGGTGCGCAAGATGTACCTCAACCACGACGACCCCTTCATGGGCCAGCACGCAAAGGGCATGAAGGAGGCCATCGACACCGACTACGCCGACTGGGCGTACATCTCCATCGTGCCGCCCGAGGGTCTCCAGATCCTGCTCGCCACCCGGCCCGAGATCGACTTCCCCTTTGACGTGCTGCCCGGCCACATGGTCCCCTGCGGGCCCATGGTCCGGCCTTGCGCGCCGCTGGCCGACGCCGACCCCGAGCTGGCCGCGTGGCTGGCGAGCCGGCCCACGGTCCTCGCCAACCTCGGCACCCACGCGACCTACGACGGGCGGCACGCCCTGGAAATGGCCGGCGCGCTGGACCTGCTGCTCCGGGCTGCCGAGAAGCAAGGCAAGCCGCTGCAGGTGCTCTGGAAGCTTAACAAGGGGGACGACTTTGACCTGTCGGACGACACGTTCAAGGGCCTTGGGCAGAAGTGGAACGAGGCCGTGCGGGTGACGACCTGGCTGGACGCCGAGCCGGCGAGCATCCTCGCGACGGGACACGTCGTGTGCTCCGTCAACCACGGCGGCGCAAACTCCTTCTTTGAGGCTGTCAGCGCCGGGGTGCCGCAGGTCGTCCTGCCCGTGTGGGGGGACACGTATGACTTTGCCAAACGCGCCGAGTGGCTTGGCGTAGGCAAGTTTGGTAGCCCGAGGCACGCGCCCAGGGTGAGTGCCAGGGAGCTGGGCAGGGTGTTGAAGGAGGTCGTTTTGGGGCCACAGGCGGCGCGGTTCGCAGAGAAGGcggcctccttggccaaggtGTGCGGAGAGAATGGCGGCGGGAGGCGCGTTGCCGCGCGGAAGATTCTGGAAATGATGTAG
- the ABC1_1 gene encoding ABC transporter 1 gives MSSKDSEDDQSSRRKWLDFGSIFVFFRLPFAVQPTYIDVLLVVFGTLCAAAAGVPFPLMGVLFGQLVDDFNSATCAAQDGPGQDAFRYESAINDKVIKTAWIGAIALVLIYCHLTSWGIISQRLARRLRNHYVAALLRQPPSFFDSRGSAGQVSSRLQNDIAAVQSATSEKVGTIITTFSFIITVFVIAFSTQPSLAGILISVMPVFLVSGILSSKYIGKFTKEQNESTSHASSIASEALSHIPVVHAFGAAARLEKMFVGHMASARKHAIAKVAVAAIQTGLLYFIAYCANALAFWQGSVRIADAVSDASNSSSIGQIYAIVYLLIDACVMLGGLAPLLPFLGAGVSAYQRLMEDIETPSPIDGTSDSGRPLTEGMDKTIAFRDVTFEYSTRPGQPALREVSLEIPAGKYTAIVGLSGSGKSTIASLIARLYDPTSGTIEMGGQDLRELNVRSLRSSMTFVQQQPSLFDSSILENIALGLVNSARPEHQHLKPLLARPELALAASKGKEAMTWASSQGSGFAEIVQLVRQAAEKADAANFVDRLTSGYGTSVGPRGTSVSGGQRQRIALAQALIRDPEILILDEATASVDSASEQKMQAAIEQAAASGKRTVISIAHRLSTIQGADNIIVLEAGEVVERGTYAELMAVQGGKFAHLVQLQKLSATSGSAGEVESRSSASLADVNEKFEETTADNAETDKKKAATESTEETSEEADGTVPQPFSSVFRGIAWLVRPSLGWVLMALMAAAIVGATFSGSGLIFGYTVSALNPCQSTVERILSMGRFFGGLIFMLGAVELIANFLAWWGFGIIGERILYALRQLSFRSLLQQKLEWHTSEGRTPSRLLSIITKDCMAIGSFSGSTFGTVFAICVNIIIAVVISHVYAWKIALVTLVTIPILLGSGFMQLRMLARFEERHQEAFSTANALAAEAIQSIRSVATLSLESTYMVSYKRLLEPPAKQIVRSAAQTNILLAISHTISTFVNGLTYWWGSQLIMRGEYTQRDLLIILVAMLTSAQLWGTMFTLAPEFSRARLAISRVMAIVHMGSGIPDPSRKPDAEATAETKDPDPTAASGKTGATVVFDRVSFAYPGNRDASVLDNVSFTIKPKQFVGLVGPSGAGKSTIMNLVQRLYEPTAGAILIDGLDIASLPDSFRDGIALVPQDPALFDGTVLHNVSLGAVPGHEATAAEVEEACRVANIHDEIMALPDGYNTQCGPSASRLSGGQKQRVAIARALVRRPRLLLLDESTSALDAAGEAALQRGLQRASRDTTVLAITHRLHTVLRADMIFVVEGGRIVDQGRHADLVETNESYRLNAMQQMLQ, from the exons ATGTCGTCCAAAGATTCGGAAGACGACCAGTCTTCGAGACGAAAGTGGCTG GACTTTGGCagcatcttcgtcttcttccgGCTCCCCTTTGCCGTGCAGCCGACGTACATTGACGTGCTTCTCGTCGTGTTTGGAACGCTATGCGCTGCCGCAGCCGGCGTTCCCTTCCCCCTCATGGGCGTCCTCTTCGGCCAGCTTGTCGATGACTTCAACAGCGCAACCTGCGCGGCCCAGGACGGCCCGGGACAAGACGCCTTTCGCTACGAGTccgccatcaacgacaaggtcatcaagacGGCCTGGATTGGCGCCATTGCCCTGGTCCTCATCTACTGCCACCTCACCTCCTGGGGCATCATCAGCCAGCGCCTGGCCCGGCGTCTTCGCAACCACTACGTGGCGGCTCTGCTGCGCCAGCCCCCTTCCTTCTTCGATAGTCGCGGCTCTGCCGGCCAGGTCTCGAGCCGGCTGCAGAATGACATTGCCGCCGTCCAGTCTGCCACGTCGGAAAAGGtcggcaccatcatcaccaccttcagcttcatcatcaccgtcTTTGTCATTGCCTTTTCCACACAGCCCAGCCTGGCCGGCATCCTGATATCCGTCATGCCCGTCTTTCTCGTATCGGGCATCCTGAGCAGCAAGTACATCGGCAAGTTCACCAAGGAGCAGAACGAATCCACGTCGCACGCTTCGTCCATTGCCTCCGAGGCCCTGTCCCACATCCCCGTCGTCCATGCCtttggcgccgccgcccggcTGGAGAAGATGTTTGTCGGCCACATGGCAAGCGCCCGCAAgcatgccattgccaaggttgccgtcgccgccatccagaCGGGATTGCTGTACTTTATTGCCTACTGCGCCAACGCCCTGGCCTTCTGGCAGGGCAGTGTCCGCATCGCCGACGCCGTGTCGGACGCCAGTAACAGTTCGTCCATTGGACAGATATACGCCATTGTCTACCTGCTCATTGATGCGTGCGTCATGCTGGGCGGCCtggcgccgttgctgccattCCTGGGAGCTGGCGTCTCTGCATACCAGCGTCTCATGGAAGACATTGAAACCCCGTCTCCTATAGACGGCACTTCTGATTCAGGCAGGCCCCTGACTGAAGGGATGGACAAGACCATTGCCTTTCGAGATGTGACGTTTGAGTATTCCACCCGCCCGGGCCAGCCTGCCCTACGAGAAGTCAGTCTTGAGATTCCCGCTGGGAAGTATAcggccattgttggcctGTCGGGGAGCGGCAAGTCCACGATTGCATCTCTCATTGCGCGCTTGTACGATCCCACGTCGGGAACCATTGAGATGGGCGGCCAGGATCTGAGGGAGCTCAACGTGCGATCGCTGCGGAGCTCCATGACCTTTGTCCAGCAACAGCCGTCGCTTTTCGACTCTTCCATCCTGGAGAACATCGCCCTTGGGCTTGTCAACTCTGCACGCCCAGAACACCAGCACTTGAAGCCGTTGCTCGCGAGACCCGAACTGGCCCTCGCAGcaagcaagggcaaggaggcCATGACCTGGGCGTCATCCCAGGGCAGCGGCTTCGCCGAGATTGTACAACTTGTGCGCCAAGCGGCCGAGAAGGCCGATGCGGCCAACTTTGTCGACCGCCTCACCTCGGGCTACGGAACCTCGGTTGGGCCCAGGGGCACTTCTGTCAGCGGCGGCCAGCGACAGCGTATAGCCTTGGCTCAGGCGCTGATCCGAGATCCTGAAATCCTGatcctcgacgaggccacCGCGAGCGTCGACTCGGCGAGCGAACAAAAGATGCAAGCCGCCATCGAGCAAGCGGCAGCCTCGGGAAAGCGAACCGTGATTTCCATTGCCCATCGACTGTCGACAATCCAGGGCGCCGACAACATCATTGTGCTGGAGGCGGGAGAGGTCGTCGAGCGAGGCACGTATGCCGAGCTCATGGCCGTCCAAGGCGGCAAGTTTGCCCATTTGGTTCAACTGCAAAAGCTGAGCGCGACAAGCGGCAGTGCGGGAGAGGTCGAGTCGCGATCAAGTGCCTCGCTAGCCGACGTGAACGAGAAGTTTGAAGAGACAACTGCCGACAACGCCGAGACAGACAAGAAAAAGGCCGCGACGGAGAGCACAGAAGAAACGTCAGAGGAAGCAGATGGCACGGTGCCCCAGCCATTCAGCAGCGTCTTCAGAGGCATTGCCTGGCTGGTCCGACCATCGTTGGGTTGGGTTCTCATGGCGCTGATGGCGGCTGCCATTGTCGGTGCCACATTCTCTGGATCTGGCCTCATATTCGGCTACACGGTGAGTGCTCTGAACCCTTGCCAGAGCACCGTTGAGCGCATCCTCTCCATGGGCCgcttctttggcggcttAATCTTCATGCTCGGCGCGGTCGAGCTCATCGCCAACTTCCTCGCCTGGTGGGGATTCGGCATCATTGGAGAACGGATACTCTACGCGCTGCGGCAGCTGTCTTTCCGGTCGTTGCTGCAACAGAAGCTCGAGTGGCACACGTCTGAAGGGCGCACGCCGTCCAGGCTGCtgtccatcatcaccaaggactgcatggccattggcagctTTAGCGGCTCTACCTTTGGCACGGTCTTTGCCATCTGcgtcaacatcatcatcgccgtcgtGATATCTCACGTGTATGCTTGGAAGATTGCGCTGGTGACGCTTGTCACGATTCCCATCCTGCTGGGGTCCGGATTCATGCAGCTGCGCATGCTGGCTCGCTTCGAGGAACGCCACCAGGAAGCCTTCTCGACGGCGAATGCCCTagccgccgaggccatccAGTCCATCCGCTCGGTGGCGACGCTCTCCCTGGAAAGCACATACATGGTGTCGTACAAGCGCCTGCTGGAGCCGCCGGCGAAGCAAATCGTGAGGTCCGCCGCGCAGACCAACATCCTGCTTGCCATCTCGCACACCATCTCGACCTTTGTCAATGGCTTGACCTACTGGTGGGGCTCGCAGCTCATTATGAGGGGGGAATACACCCAGAGAGACctgctcatcatcctcgtgGCCATGCTGACGAGCGCCCAGCTCTGGGGAACCATGTTTACACTGGCGCCAGAGTTTTCCAGAGCGCGCCTCGCCATATCGAGGGTCATGGCCATTGTCCACATGGGCTCCGGTATCCCGGATCCATCCCGGAAGCCCGACGCCGAAGCAACTGCCGAGACTAAGGACCCCGACCCGACCGCTGCTTCTGGCAAGACGGGCGCGACGGTGGTGTTTGACCGTGTATCCTTTGCCTACCCCGGCAACCGTGACGCTTCCGTCCTGGACAACGTATCCTTCACCATCAAGCCCAAGCAGTTCGTCGGGCTGGTCGGTCCCTCCGGGGCCGGCAAAAGCACAATCATGAACCTGGTCCAGAGGCTCTACGAGCCCACGGCGGGCGCCATCCTGATAGACGGACTGGACATTGCCAGCCTCCCCGACTCGTTCCGCGACGGCATCGCCCTGGTGCCGCAGGACCCGGCCCTGTTTGACGGGACGGTCCTCCACAACGTGTCCCTGGGCGCGGTGCCCGGCCACGAggccacggccgccgaggtcgaggaggcCTGCCGCGTGGCCAACATCCACGACGAGATCATGGCGCTGCCCGACGGCTACAACACGCAGTGCGGGCCGTCGGCGTCGCGCCTCTCGGGCGGCCAGAAGCAGCGCGTGGCCATTGCGCGTGCCCTCGTGCGCCGGccgcggctgctgctgctcgacgagAGCACGAGCGCCCTCGACGCGGCGGGCGAGGCCGCCCTGCAGAGGGGCCTGCAGAGAGCGTCCAGGGACACGACGGTGCTGGCGATTACGCACCGCCTGCACACTGTTCTCCGGGCGGACATGATTTTCGTCGTCGAGGGGGGGAGGATTGTCGACCAGGGGCGGCATGCGGACTTGGTTGAGACGAATGAGAGCTATAGGCTCAATGCTATGCAGCAGATGCTTCAGTGA
- the sdnJ_1 gene encoding Glycosyltransferase sdnJ has protein sequence MKQKRILFLTNAELGQANVHLAVLQWLQSNAADVDLHLSSFPALQPSVNALNETASPNAQVTFHELSGPTWKESLFYRPEHQWQEICSLPPNVWSVSRAAPLMPRVACPWSADELLDLIMQVKKVVQTVDADLVMVDNLFTPAVTVCYDIKPRWSILSPNTYREFILGKQPRYESFWKHPPTASFIPYPVPLYLIPVALYYQREWRKNPHSDYIHSVAMSIWEKTEIYYSDWGRISFDPPEGLKVFLPSNSTVDFPFSVVPEHYVSCGPIVRSAPPLKESDVELDAWIRQRSTVYINLGTHFLYDDSGTMSLAASIKALLDAATEAGRDIQVLWKLNKGVNSDGDYAPLHQKIGYHDRVRIVDWLLAEPISILTSGSVICSVNHGGANSYFEAVSAGVPQVVLPVWFDTYDFARRVEYFGIGKIGNYHNAPRCSESELSPMLKQVVLGKRAEIMRSKAAAMAEACKANGDGCAVAAQGILNLALSAAEA, from the exons ATGAAGCAGAAACGCATCCTCTTCCTGACAAATGCCGAGCTCGGGCAGGCCAATGTTCATCTCGCCGTCCTCCAATGGCTTCAGTCCAACGCCGCAGACGTCGACCTGCACCTGTCTTCCTTCCCCGCGCTGCAGCCGTCTGTGAATGCCCTCAACGAAACCGCCTCGCCCAACGCGCAGGTCACGTTTCACGAGTTGTCGGGCCCGACGTGGAAGGAAAGCCTCTTCTACCGTCCCGAGCACCAGTGGCAAGAAATATGCAGCCTGCCTCCGAACGTCTGGAGTGTTTCTCGCGCCGCGCCGCTCATGCCCCGTGTCGCATGCCCCTGGAGTGCggacgagctgcttgatCTCATCATGCAGGTCAAAAAGGTGGTGCAGACTGTCGATGCAGACCTCGTCATGGTCGACAACCTCTTCACCCCCGCCGTCACCGTCTGCTACGATATCAAGCCCAGGTGGTCGATTCTGTCGCCAAACACCTATCGTGAATTCATCCTTGGCAAGCAGCCTCGTTATGAGTCCTTTTGGAAACATCCCCC AACAGCTTCATTTATCCCCTACCCCGTACCGCTCTACTTGATTCCAGTAGCGTTGTACTACCAGCGAGAATGGAGAAAGAACCCCCATAGCGATTACATACACAGTGTCGCCATGAGTATTTGGGAAAAGACTGAGATATACTACTCCGACTGGGGTCGCATATCCTTTGATCCACCGGAAGGTTTAAAGGTTTTTCTTCCTAGCAACTCGACTGTTGACTTTCCGTTTTCCGTCGTTCCAGAACACTATGTTTCGTGCGGACCGATCGTTCGCTCAGCGCCGCCATTAAAAGAGTCTGATGTGGAATTAGATGCGTGGATACGGCAAAGGTCAACCGTGTATATCAACTTGGGCACGCATTTCCTGTACGATGATAGCGGGACCATGAGCCTCGCGGCTTCCATTAAAGCCCTTTTAGACGCTGCAACAGAGGCCGGACGAGATATTCAGGTGCTTTGGAAGCTGAACAAGGGCGTCAACTCTGACGGCGATTACGCACCCTTGCATCAGAAAATTGGCTACCATGACCGTGTTCGTATCGTCGACTGGCTGTTGGCTGAGCCCATTTCAATCCTCACTTCAGGTTCTGTCATCTGCTCAGTCAACCACGGCGGTGCCAATAGTTATTTCGAAGCTGTCAG CGCGGGCGTACCTCAAGTCGTGCTCCCGGTATGGTTTGATACCTACGACTTTGCACGGCGCGTCGAGTActttggcattggcaagatAGGCAACTACCACAACGCGCCGAGGTGTTCGGAAAGCGAGCTGTCGCCGATGCTGAAGCAGGTTGTGCTGGGGAAACGGGCTGAAATCATGCGAAGCAAGgccgctgccatggcggAAGCGTGCAAGGCCAACGGCGACGGGTGCGCAGTCGCGGCGCAGGGGATTCTCAACTTGGCGCTTTCTGCGGCTGAGGCCTGA
- the MFS1_1 gene encoding MFS siderochrome iron transporter 1, translating to MDKIKSTDGPRPPAGESDAEKGHHGVNTTAVDGSTTSGVKNDGNASDSDEFQDGVREVRAVTTVWSKTSLFSMFALLYLVSFVDYLQNNIDSILNPYITSSFGKHGLLNVGSVMSTIIGSVAPLFIAKVVDIWGRAEGFLLMVVVCVIGMIIKAVAQNVETYVAAHTMYWVGHIGIGYVMNVMLADMSSLRNRMLAIAINGTPRLVGNYAGPNIAGLFYRNLNFRWAFGAFSIILVACSAPAIGLMWSMLGKARREGVIEKRQASGRTWLQSIQFHVVEMDLVGMVLIMGALACILLPFNLVAYAPQQWETPYIIAMLVLGVLLFPAFYVWEAKIARVQFLPFRFLKQGTIIGGCLLYGVMFLSTFCWNGYFYSYLRVVHRQSLENAGYIVNTFSTTSVVFGPLVALFISYTGNFKWTAYGGVPVMLLGSALVIPFRQPNAPVGMLVFTQFLVGLGSEILVLCSSLACQAPVTHQQIAAVIALSGMFGGFGASIGLSIAGAIWNNLLPQKLYEYLPEGAKNQSMTIFGDIEQQIAFPDGSPEREAIVAALGDTMRLMVIAGVALMPLCAVCIYAWKNINVKKLEEQQGKQTKGTTL from the exons atggacaagatcaagtcgACTGACGGGCCGCGTCCCCCTGCTGGTGAATCTGATGCCGAAAAGGGCCATCATGGAGTCAACACCACGGCAGTAGATGGCTCGACCACCAGCGGCGTCAAAAACGATGGAAATGCCTCTGATTCCGACGAATTCCAAGACGGCGTGCGAGAGGTTCGCGCCGTCACGACAGTCTGGTCCAAGACGTCGCTCTTCTCCATGTTTGCCTT ACTCTACCTGGTCTCCTTTGTGGACTACCTCCAGAACAACATCGACTCTATCCTCAACCCGTACATCACGTCGTCGTTTGGAAAGCATGGGCTCCTCAACGTCGGCAGCGTCATGTCCACCATTATCGGGTCCGTGGCGCCGctcttcatcgccaaggtTGTCGACATCTGGGGCCGCGCCGAGGGCTTCCTGCTCATGGTGGTCGTGTGCGTCATCGGCATGATCATCAAGGCCGTCGCCCAAAACGTCGAGACGTACGTGGCCGCCCACACCATGTACTGGGTCGGCCACATCGGCATCGGGTACGTCATGAACGTCATGCTGGCCGACATGAGCAGCCTCAGGAACCGCATGCtcgccattgccatcaaCGGCACGCCCCGCCTCGTCGGCAACTACGCCGGCCCCAACATTGCCGGCCTGTTCTACCGCAACCTCAACTTCAGATGGGCCTTTGGCGCCTTCAGCATCATCCTGGTTGCGTGCAGCGCGCCCGCCATCGGCCTGATGTGGTCGATGCTGGGCAAGGCCCGCAGGGAGGGCGTCATTGAGAAGCGTCAGGCGTCTGGCCGCACCTGGCTCCAGTCCATCCAGTTCCACGTCGTGGAGATGGACTTGGTGGGCATGGTTCTCATCATGGGTGCGCTGGCCTGCATCCTGCTGCCCTTCAATCTGGTCGCCTATGCCCCTCAGCAGTGGGAGACTCCCTACATTATTGCCATGCTGGTCCTGGGCGTTCTCCTCTTCCCCGCCTTTTACGTCTGggaggccaagattgcccGGGTCCAGTTTCTCCCCTTTCGGTTCCTGAAGCAGGGCACCATCATCGGCGGCTGTCTACTGTACGGCGTCATGTTCCTGTCCACCTTTTGCTGGAACGGCTACTTTTACTCGTACCTCCGCGTGGTGCACCGCCAAAGCCTCGAGAATGCGGGATACATTGTCAACACCTTCTCCACCACCTCGGTCGTCTTCGGACCCCTGGTGGCCCTCTTCATCAGCTACACTGGCAACTTTAAGTGGACGGCGTACGGCGGCGTGCCCGTCATGCTTCTCGGCTCGGCGCTCGTCATCCCCTTCCGCCAGCCCAACGCCCCCGTCGGCATGCTCGTCTTCACCCAGTTCCTGGTCGGCCTCGGGAGCGAGatcctcgtcctctgcaGCTCCCTGGCCTGCCAGGCGCCCGTGACGCACCAGCAGATTGCCGCCGTCATTGCGCTGTCGGGCATGTTTGGCGGTTTCGGCGCCTCCATTGGCCTTTCCatcgccggcgccatctgGAACAATTTGCTTCCCCAGAAGCTGTACGAATACCTGCCAGAGGGGGCCAAGAACCAGTCCATGACCATCTTTGGCGACATTGAGCAGCAGATTGCCTTCCCGGACGGGTCGCCGGAGCGGGAGGCCATCGTTGCTGCTCTCGGCGACACCATGAGGCTGATGGTTATTGCGGGTGTGGCGCTGATGCCCCTGTGCGCCGTGTGCATCTATGCTTGGAAGAATATCAAtgtcaagaagctggaggagcagcaggGCAAGCAGACCAAGGGCACAACCCTCTAG